The Limisphaera ngatamarikiensis genome includes a window with the following:
- the hisS gene encoding histidine--tRNA ligase, whose product MERLPGFRDFYPDPVPSGDALAWSASLRDYIHRTWRRVARRYGFVEYDGPPLEPLELYKIKSGEEIVQQLYHFVDKGEREVALRPEMTPTLARMVAAQARQYKKPLKWFAIPQLFRYERQQKGRLREHFQFNADIVGEADPAADAEVIALLVDTLRAFGFGPADVVVRVSSRQAWQEFYRQQVPASAADPAREYAFYQAIDKLERVPREETERKLAELGISWDKVEAFLRTSPPTAELHAVMENLRTRGLDGFVAIDYRVIRGLAYYTGIVFEAFDRQGQFRAIAGGGRYDHLIRLISGGRVDLPALGFGMGDVVLAELIRARGLAPAAPARVQVFCLVEDASLQAPTVRLVQQLRDADLEVDHPLGPEKPDKQFKRARDAGVRFVVQLVRDESGTVRAQVRDLQTRATWTCAESEVLARLREAMTRPLELGSGEGSS is encoded by the coding sequence ATGGAACGATTGCCGGGATTTCGCGATTTTTATCCGGATCCGGTCCCTTCCGGGGACGCGTTGGCCTGGAGCGCCAGCCTGCGCGATTACATTCATCGGACCTGGCGGCGGGTGGCGCGTCGGTACGGATTCGTCGAGTACGACGGTCCGCCGCTGGAGCCGCTGGAGCTCTACAAGATCAAGAGCGGTGAGGAAATCGTGCAGCAGCTCTATCATTTCGTGGACAAGGGGGAACGCGAGGTGGCGCTGCGGCCGGAGATGACCCCCACGCTGGCGCGCATGGTGGCGGCGCAGGCGCGCCAGTACAAGAAACCCCTCAAATGGTTCGCCATCCCGCAGTTGTTCCGTTATGAGCGCCAGCAGAAGGGTCGGCTGCGTGAACATTTTCAGTTCAACGCGGACATTGTCGGCGAGGCGGATCCGGCGGCGGACGCCGAGGTGATTGCGCTACTGGTGGACACGTTGCGGGCGTTCGGGTTTGGTCCGGCGGATGTGGTGGTGCGTGTGAGCAGCCGGCAGGCGTGGCAGGAATTCTACCGGCAGCAGGTTCCTGCGTCGGCTGCGGACCCTGCACGGGAGTACGCCTTTTATCAGGCCATCGACAAACTGGAACGCGTGCCCCGGGAGGAGACCGAACGCAAACTGGCCGAACTGGGGATTTCGTGGGACAAGGTGGAGGCATTTTTGCGAACCTCGCCGCCCACGGCCGAGCTGCATGCGGTGATGGAAAACCTTCGCACGCGCGGCCTGGATGGGTTTGTGGCGATTGATTACCGGGTCATCCGCGGCCTGGCCTATTACACCGGGATTGTGTTCGAGGCGTTTGATCGGCAGGGTCAGTTCCGGGCCATTGCCGGTGGTGGCCGGTACGATCATCTGATCCGTTTGATCAGCGGGGGACGGGTGGACCTGCCGGCCCTGGGCTTTGGCATGGGAGACGTTGTGTTGGCGGAACTGATCCGGGCGCGCGGTTTGGCGCCGGCGGCACCGGCCCGGGTGCAGGTCTTCTGTCTGGTGGAAGACGCCTCGCTGCAGGCCCCGACCGTGCGGCTGGTGCAACAACTCCGGGACGCCGACCTTGAAGTGGACCATCCCCTGGGGCCGGAGAAGCCGGACAAGCAGTTTAAACGGGCGCGCGACGCGGGGGTGCGGTTTGTGGTCCAGTTGGTTCGCGACGAATCCGGGACCGTCCGGGCACAGGTTCGTGACCTGCAGACGCGCGCCACGTGGACTTGTGCCGAGTCGGAGGTGCTGGCGCGGCTGCGCGAAGCGATGACCAGGCCGTTGGAGCTTGGGTCGGGGGAGGGTTCGTCATGA